In Sporichthya polymorpha DSM 43042, a genomic segment contains:
- a CDS encoding TetR/AcrR family transcriptional regulator produces MDTAAGTRRERLRGSTLDEILGVARRQLVAGGPTAISLRAIAREMGMTAPALYRYFESLDKLIEALVAACYDDLTAELEAERDRHLDQPVGVRMIECSRAFRRWALAHAPEFSLLFGTPIPDVSTEPEGASEEAGRRFGAVFGAMFVELWATRPFAVPADDEIEPRLAEGLRECRTKMGIGDLPLGAVLAYMSSWVKLYGAVTMEVFGHLKFATEDGEPLFELTLREIGTTLGIELAQGRS; encoded by the coding sequence GTGGACACGGCAGCGGGGACGCGGCGCGAGCGACTGCGCGGGTCGACGCTCGACGAGATCCTGGGCGTGGCCCGCCGACAGCTCGTCGCGGGCGGCCCGACGGCGATCTCGCTGCGGGCGATCGCCCGGGAGATGGGCATGACCGCGCCGGCGCTGTACCGGTACTTCGAGAGCCTCGACAAGCTGATCGAGGCCCTCGTCGCGGCCTGCTACGACGACCTGACGGCCGAACTGGAGGCCGAGCGCGACCGGCACCTCGACCAGCCCGTCGGCGTGCGCATGATCGAGTGCAGCCGGGCGTTCCGACGCTGGGCCCTGGCCCACGCCCCGGAGTTCAGCCTGCTGTTCGGGACGCCGATCCCGGACGTCAGCACCGAGCCCGAGGGCGCCTCGGAGGAGGCCGGCCGCCGTTTCGGTGCAGTGTTCGGCGCGATGTTCGTCGAGCTGTGGGCGACCAGGCCCTTCGCCGTCCCGGCGGACGACGAGATCGAGCCGCGGCTCGCCGAGGGCCTGCGCGAGTGCCGGACGAAGATGGGCATCGGCGACCTCCCGCTCGGGGCCGTGCTCGCCTACATGTCCAGCTGGGTCAAGCTCTACGGCGCGGTCACCATGGAGGTGTTCGGGCACCTCAAGTTCGCGACCGAGGACGGCGAGCCGCTCTTCGAACTGACGCTCCGGGAGATCGGAACGACCCTGGGCATCGAGCTCGCCCAGGGTCGTTCCTGA
- a CDS encoding type IV pilus twitching motility protein PilT: protein MEQTPDLLAQYEIADALASTHELAVHALTAEHQAAAIAAAAEAAEEAARAREEAIANKRVDLDELLLHLLELGGSDLHLTAGAPPVVRHLGKVTPVEDQPVLTGDTLRELIYGILTERQRKVFEENLELDLAYALPGHARFRMNIFQQRESIGAVLRVIPWEIKGLGQLNMPAVIGSFAELKRGLVLVTGPTGSGKSTTLAAIIDQINSTRHDHIMTIEDPIEFLHQHKRSIVNQREVGGDTHSFRNALKHVLRQDPDVILVGELRDLDTISVALTAAETGHLVFATLHTQSAQDTITRVVDVFPAEQQQQIRTQLAATLQGVVCQTLCRTADGVGRVAAVEIMVCTPGIRAMIRDDKLPQIPGALQAGARDGMQTLNAHLADLVRAHRITLDTALEHCTNKEDLLQLTGSLLRRPPVQSSGLNAPLSL, encoded by the coding sequence GTGGAGCAGACGCCCGACCTGCTTGCCCAGTACGAGATCGCGGACGCGCTCGCCTCGACGCACGAGCTCGCGGTGCACGCACTGACCGCCGAGCACCAGGCGGCCGCGATCGCCGCCGCCGCCGAGGCCGCGGAGGAGGCGGCCCGGGCCCGCGAGGAGGCGATCGCGAACAAGCGCGTCGACCTCGACGAACTGCTGCTGCACCTGCTCGAGCTCGGCGGTTCCGACCTGCACCTGACCGCCGGGGCGCCGCCGGTCGTGCGGCACCTCGGCAAGGTCACGCCGGTCGAGGACCAGCCGGTGCTGACCGGCGACACCCTGCGCGAGCTGATCTACGGAATCCTGACTGAGCGTCAGCGCAAGGTCTTCGAGGAGAATCTCGAACTCGACCTCGCCTACGCGCTGCCCGGGCACGCCCGCTTCCGCATGAACATCTTCCAGCAGCGCGAGTCGATCGGTGCCGTGCTCCGCGTGATCCCCTGGGAGATCAAGGGACTCGGCCAGCTGAACATGCCGGCGGTCATCGGGTCGTTCGCCGAGCTCAAGCGTGGACTCGTGCTGGTCACCGGTCCCACCGGTTCGGGCAAGTCGACGACGCTCGCCGCGATCATCGACCAGATCAACTCGACCCGGCACGACCACATCATGACCATCGAGGACCCGATCGAGTTCCTCCACCAGCACAAGCGCTCGATCGTGAACCAGCGCGAGGTCGGCGGCGACACCCACTCGTTCCGCAACGCGCTCAAGCACGTCCTGCGTCAGGACCCCGACGTCATCCTCGTCGGTGAGCTCCGGGACCTCGACACGATCTCGGTCGCGCTCACCGCGGCGGAGACCGGTCACCTCGTCTTCGCGACCCTGCACACGCAGTCGGCGCAGGACACGATCACCCGTGTGGTCGACGTCTTTCCGGCGGAACAGCAGCAGCAGATCCGCACGCAGCTCGCCGCGACGCTCCAGGGCGTCGTGTGTCAGACGCTGTGCCGTACCGCCGACGGCGTCGGCCGGGTCGCGGCCGTCGAGATCATGGTCTGCACGCCCGGCATCCGCGCGATGATCCGCGACGACAAGCTCCCGCAGATCCCCGGCGCCCTGCAGGCCGGCGCCCGTGACGGCATGCAGACCCTCAACGCGCACCTGGCGGACCTGGTGCGGGCCCACCGGATCACGCTCGACACCGCGCTCGAGCACTGCACGAACAAGGAGGACCTGCTGCAGCTGACGGGGTCTCTGCTGCGCCGTCCCCCCGTCCAGAGCAGCGGCCTCAACGCACCGCTCTCGCTCTGA
- a CDS encoding type II secretion system F family protein, whose protein sequence is MAATQYAYKVKDNRGKLVEGKVEADSESAVADKLRSMGYRPLEIKQANTGLDREIRLFGRERVKLKDLAIFSRQFATMINAGLSMLRTLTILSEQSENGELKRVLRLVKTDVEAGSSISAAFAKHPKVFPPLMVSMVRAGEAGGFLDQSMRQIADNFESEVKLRGKIKAAMTYPVVVLILAILMVIGMLLFVVPIFKDMFATLGGTLPLPTRILVTLSGWMKFLAPMLAILTVAGLWAWRKYGQTEQVRNVVDPLKLKLPVFGKLFQKVALARFARTLSTLLKSGVPILTALEITGDSSGNVVISRALEQVKDSVKSGESISGPLSQHEVFPSMVVHMMASGEETGALDDMLGKIGEFYDQEVEATTESLTALIEPLMIAFLGTVVGSMIVALYLPIFKIFDLIQ, encoded by the coding sequence ATGGCAGCAACGCAGTACGCGTACAAGGTCAAGGACAACCGCGGGAAGCTGGTCGAGGGCAAGGTCGAGGCCGACAGCGAGAGCGCGGTCGCCGACAAGCTCCGGTCGATGGGCTACCGCCCGCTGGAGATCAAGCAGGCGAACACCGGTCTGGACCGGGAGATCCGCCTGTTCGGTCGCGAGCGCGTGAAGCTCAAGGATCTCGCGATCTTCTCGCGCCAGTTCGCGACGATGATCAACGCGGGCCTGTCGATGCTGCGCACGCTGACGATCCTGTCGGAGCAGTCGGAGAACGGTGAGCTCAAGCGCGTCCTGCGCCTGGTGAAGACCGACGTCGAAGCCGGCTCGTCGATCTCGGCAGCGTTCGCGAAGCACCCCAAGGTGTTCCCGCCGCTGATGGTCAGCATGGTCCGTGCCGGTGAGGCCGGCGGCTTCCTCGACCAGAGCATGCGTCAGATCGCCGACAACTTCGAGTCCGAGGTCAAGCTCCGCGGCAAGATCAAGGCCGCGATGACCTATCCGGTCGTCGTACTGATCCTCGCCATCCTCATGGTCATCGGCATGCTGCTGTTCGTCGTGCCGATCTTCAAGGACATGTTCGCCACCCTGGGTGGCACCCTGCCGCTCCCGACGCGAATCCTCGTCACGCTCTCGGGATGGATGAAGTTCCTGGCACCGATGCTGGCGATCCTCACCGTCGCCGGCCTGTGGGCCTGGCGGAAGTACGGCCAGACCGAGCAGGTGCGCAACGTCGTCGACCCGCTCAAGCTGAAGCTGCCCGTCTTCGGCAAGCTCTTCCAGAAGGTCGCGCTCGCCCGGTTCGCGCGGACGCTGAGCACGCTGCTCAAGTCCGGCGTCCCGATCCTCACCGCCCTCGAGATCACCGGTGACTCCAGCGGCAACGTCGTCATCAGTCGCGCCCTGGAGCAGGTGAAGGACTCGGTGAAGTCCGGTGAGTCCATCTCCGGCCCGCTCAGCCAGCACGAGGTCTTCCCGTCGATGGTCGTGCACATGATGGCCTCCGGTGAGGAGACCGGCGCCCTCGACGACATGCTCGGCAAGATCGGCGAGTTCTACGACCAGGAGGTCGAGGCGACCACCGAGTCTCTGACCGCCCTCATCGAGCCGCTGATGATCGCCTTCCTCGGCACCGTCGTCGGGTCGATGATCGTCGCCCTGTACCTCCCGATCTTCAAGATCTTCGACCTCATCCAGTAA
- a CDS encoding MMPL family transporter, with product MFEALGRRTYRSRRWVLGLAGLFVLVAVTWGTGVFSALSQGGFEDPDSESARALTRIEAMSGGTGDVDVVAVYTDPDRTVDDTGFRNTVVQTLQDLPAAEVAGFSTYWSTGSEAFVSADRHSTFAAVTLAGVSDEEKEEAFAAVRDHLRAPGLQTELGGPSAVFSDISSQVESDIARAEALSLPIVFLLLVIVFGSLTAAAMPLVIGGLAILGAFTMLHVLTLFTDVSIFAINIVTMLGLGLAVDYALFVVSRFREELPRAATVEDALVRTMATAGRTVAFSGLTVAVSLASLLLFPQPFLQSMGFGGMAAVLVAMIGALTVLPALLGLLGHRIDALRVPRPWRRAGGSTGGVWARVAHGVMRRPLAVAGAVIALLLLLGTPFLRAEFGGVDSRVLPTGTESRVVDEKLASQFPADPSATIDVVLDGADAGTATTYVDRLRSLPGVTGAEITAGGDGAVRIAVHHDELPTSPAARDLVADIRGVHAPAGTEVLVGGESAELVDLLAGLRGTLPWMALFVGIVTLLLLFAAFGSVVLPLKALAMNVLSLGAAFGAVVWIFQDGHLSGLLDFTPTGAVEASNPILMLAIAFGLSMDYEVFLLSRIREEWDRTGDNTASVATGLARTGGIITSAALLLIVVIGAFATSGITFIKMIGVGLVIAILVDATIVRGLLVPATMRLLGTANWWAPAPLRRVWERYGFREGDGFVAEEPLRRPQLVPIILPTVDPVYVGTDVDPLYEENVPIPTPVSG from the coding sequence ATGTTCGAGGCACTCGGACGCCGGACCTACCGTTCCCGTCGCTGGGTCCTCGGGCTCGCCGGCCTCTTCGTCCTCGTGGCCGTGACCTGGGGCACCGGCGTGTTCTCGGCCCTGTCCCAGGGCGGGTTCGAGGACCCGGACAGCGAGTCGGCCCGGGCCCTGACCCGCATCGAGGCGATGTCCGGCGGCACCGGGGATGTCGACGTCGTCGCGGTCTACACCGACCCGGACCGGACCGTCGACGACACGGGCTTCCGCAACACCGTCGTCCAGACCCTGCAGGACCTTCCCGCGGCCGAGGTCGCCGGGTTCTCGACCTACTGGAGCACCGGGTCCGAGGCCTTCGTCTCCGCCGACCGCCACTCCACCTTCGCCGCCGTGACGCTCGCCGGCGTGAGCGACGAGGAGAAGGAGGAGGCCTTCGCCGCCGTCCGCGACCACCTGCGAGCGCCGGGGCTGCAGACCGAGCTCGGCGGCCCCTCGGCCGTGTTCTCCGACATCAGCAGCCAGGTCGAGTCCGACATCGCACGGGCCGAAGCCCTGTCGCTGCCGATCGTCTTCCTGCTCCTGGTGATCGTCTTCGGCAGCCTGACCGCAGCGGCGATGCCGCTCGTGATCGGCGGGCTCGCGATCCTCGGCGCGTTCACGATGCTGCACGTGCTGACGCTGTTCACGGACGTCTCGATCTTCGCGATCAACATCGTCACGATGCTCGGGCTGGGTCTGGCCGTCGACTACGCGCTGTTCGTCGTCAGCCGGTTCCGCGAGGAGCTGCCCCGCGCCGCGACCGTCGAGGACGCCCTCGTGCGGACGATGGCGACCGCCGGCCGCACCGTCGCGTTCTCCGGCCTGACCGTCGCCGTCTCGCTGGCCTCCCTGCTGCTGTTCCCGCAGCCGTTCCTGCAGTCGATGGGCTTCGGCGGCATGGCGGCCGTGCTGGTCGCGATGATCGGGGCACTCACCGTCCTGCCGGCTCTGCTCGGCCTGCTCGGGCACCGCATCGACGCGCTGCGCGTGCCGCGACCCTGGCGGCGCGCCGGCGGTTCGACCGGCGGTGTCTGGGCGCGGGTCGCGCACGGCGTCATGCGCCGGCCGCTCGCCGTCGCCGGTGCGGTGATCGCGCTGCTGCTCCTGCTCGGGACCCCGTTCCTGCGCGCGGAGTTCGGCGGCGTCGACTCCCGCGTCCTGCCCACGGGCACGGAGAGCCGCGTCGTCGACGAGAAGCTCGCGAGCCAGTTCCCGGCCGACCCGAGCGCAACGATCGACGTGGTGCTCGACGGGGCGGACGCCGGGACCGCGACGACCTACGTCGACCGGCTGCGCAGCCTGCCCGGAGTGACCGGGGCCGAGATCACCGCCGGCGGTGACGGCGCAGTGCGGATCGCCGTCCACCACGACGAGCTGCCGACCTCGCCGGCGGCGCGCGACCTGGTCGCCGACATCCGGGGCGTTCACGCCCCGGCGGGGACCGAGGTGCTGGTCGGCGGCGAGAGCGCCGAACTCGTCGACCTGCTCGCGGGTCTGCGCGGCACGCTGCCCTGGATGGCCCTGTTCGTCGGGATCGTCACCCTGCTGCTGCTGTTCGCGGCGTTCGGGTCCGTGGTGCTGCCCCTCAAGGCCCTGGCCATGAACGTGCTCTCGCTCGGCGCCGCGTTCGGTGCGGTGGTGTGGATCTTCCAGGACGGGCACCTGTCCGGCCTGCTCGACTTCACCCCGACCGGAGCGGTCGAGGCGTCGAACCCGATCCTCATGCTCGCGATCGCATTCGGGCTCTCGATGGACTACGAGGTGTTCCTGCTCTCGCGGATCCGCGAGGAGTGGGACCGCACCGGCGACAACACCGCGTCCGTCGCGACGGGGCTCGCCCGCACCGGGGGGATCATCACCAGCGCCGCGCTGCTGCTGATCGTCGTCATCGGCGCGTTCGCGACGTCCGGCATCACGTTCATCAAGATGATCGGCGTCGGGCTGGTGATCGCGATTCTCGTCGACGCGACCATCGTCCGCGGCCTGCTCGTCCCGGCCACGATGCGCCTGCTGGGCACGGCGAACTGGTGGGCCCCCGCCCCGCTGCGCCGAGTGTGGGAGCGCTACGGGTTCCGTGAGGGCGACGGGTTCGTCGCGGAGGAACCGCTCCGGCGGCCGCAGCTGGTGCCGATCATCCTGCCGACCGTCGACCCGGTGTACGTCGGGACGGACGTCGATCCCCTCTACGAGGAGAACGTCCCGATTCCGACGCCGGTGTCCGGATAG
- a CDS encoding LysM peptidoglycan-binding domain-containing protein — protein sequence MPESEQTGGGRHRRRRRERASDEQLAPLPGGLPPRAPWRRAKAEEVSWTPLPAPGSTLRPIGATPMPGLAAGGFVRPLPKQGNGDVLTLDAPPDLDPLGRLDSPSPVGPDELLDPLADVRRRSATVVAGVVTGAVTLPPMFGLSAASAAVEPKPNPTPAVVLPTGVEDFSPYLGQVSCDPNAKPGVVAFSQLVLSYWGRGGSYGITRPCNIGGQSEHKEGRAWDFRLDPNSYEDQVAGQRIIDWLLADDALNARRLGIMYIIWNERIWATYQREDGWRPYRGPDNHTSHIHFSFSWNGAMKRTSWWTGTVAPIEFGPCQRYIGEKVPVYGKKINLAPCPKPKARPKPKPDQNSKPDKPTNDKPKNDKPADKPKNDKPKTTTKYKVVSVKSGQTVGGIAKKYRTTVAKIVKLNKLKNPNRIYVGQKLRVPVKVTSTKKNNSGTKASSAKAPTKTPSVVRIHVVKRGDTVGGLAYRYDSSISAIVKANNLKDANTIYPGQRLRIPKV from the coding sequence GTGCCGGAGAGCGAGCAGACGGGCGGGGGCCGCCACCGACGGCGTCGCCGCGAGCGGGCCTCCGACGAGCAGCTGGCCCCGCTGCCCGGTGGCCTCCCGCCGCGCGCACCCTGGCGCCGGGCCAAGGCCGAAGAGGTGTCCTGGACGCCCCTGCCGGCCCCCGGATCGACGCTGCGCCCCATCGGCGCCACCCCGATGCCCGGCCTCGCGGCCGGCGGTTTCGTGCGCCCCCTGCCCAAGCAGGGGAACGGGGACGTCCTGACCCTCGACGCCCCGCCGGACCTGGACCCGCTCGGCCGCCTCGACAGCCCGAGCCCGGTCGGCCCCGACGAGCTGCTCGACCCCCTGGCCGACGTGCGCCGCCGCAGCGCCACCGTGGTGGCCGGCGTCGTCACCGGCGCGGTCACCCTGCCGCCGATGTTCGGCCTGTCCGCCGCCAGCGCGGCCGTCGAGCCCAAGCCGAACCCGACCCCGGCCGTGGTCCTCCCGACCGGCGTCGAGGACTTCTCGCCGTACCTCGGCCAGGTCTCCTGCGACCCGAACGCCAAGCCCGGCGTCGTCGCCTTCTCCCAACTCGTGCTCTCGTACTGGGGCCGCGGCGGCAGCTACGGCATCACCCGCCCCTGCAACATCGGCGGGCAGTCCGAGCACAAGGAAGGCCGCGCCTGGGACTTCCGGCTCGACCCCAACAGCTACGAGGACCAGGTCGCCGGCCAGCGCATCATCGACTGGCTGCTCGCCGACGACGCGCTCAACGCCCGCCGCCTCGGGATCATGTACATCATCTGGAACGAGCGCATCTGGGCGACGTACCAGCGCGAGGACGGCTGGCGGCCCTACCGCGGCCCGGACAACCACACCTCGCACATCCACTTCTCGTTCTCCTGGAACGGCGCGATGAAGCGCACATCCTGGTGGACCGGCACCGTGGCGCCGATCGAGTTCGGCCCGTGCCAGCGCTACATCGGCGAGAAGGTCCCGGTGTACGGCAAGAAGATCAACCTCGCGCCGTGCCCGAAGCCGAAGGCCCGGCCGAAGCCGAAGCCGGACCAGAACTCGAAGCCGGACAAGCCCACGAACGACAAGCCCAAGAACGACAAGCCGGCCGACAAGCCCAAGAACGACAAGCCGAAGACCACGACCAAGTACAAGGTCGTCTCGGTGAAGTCGGGTCAGACGGTCGGCGGCATCGCGAAGAAGTACAGGACGACCGTCGCGAAGATCGTCAAGCTCAACAAGCTGAAGAACCCGAACCGCATCTACGTCGGCCAGAAGCTGCGGGTGCCGGTGAAGGTCACGAGCACCAAGAAGAACAACAGCGGGACCAAGGCGTCGTCGGCCAAGGCCCCGACGAAGACCCCGAGCGTCGTGCGGATCCACGTCGTGAAGCGCGGCGACACGGTCGGTGGCCTCGCGTACCGCTACGACAGCAGCATCTCGGCGATCGTGAAGGCGAACAACCTCAAGGACGCGAACACGATCTACCCGGGCCAGCGGCTCCGGATCCCGAAGGTCTGA
- a CDS encoding PulJ/GspJ family protein, with the protein MTTMMMIRQLLAGLRRRHGDRGITLVEIMTSTVLAATLGGMVTMLVISTQRQTAAGEIRMADLDSARVGMDALTRVLRTAVQPAQLQVGCGSCIGPASVSTALTAAEGDRLQLFANLGDPTGPFLITFAAEEENGKWVLTQKTQRPDVGSAPNFRYTPCIPKQAGCRISVRTLVRGLDWPSPTPMFVYRDNAADVLTPPGARPGLTPDQLLIVDSIDITLPVRTPNGVGAGGFLSATRVTLPNASTSVLATAVPVPEPS; encoded by the coding sequence GTGACCACCATGATGATGATCCGTCAGTTGCTGGCCGGACTACGTCGCCGCCACGGCGACCGGGGTATCACGCTCGTGGAGATCATGACCTCGACCGTGCTGGCCGCGACGCTCGGCGGCATGGTGACCATGCTCGTGATCAGCACGCAACGGCAGACGGCCGCGGGCGAGATCCGCATGGCCGACCTCGACTCGGCCCGCGTCGGCATGGACGCCCTGACCCGCGTGCTGCGCACCGCGGTGCAGCCCGCGCAGCTCCAGGTCGGGTGCGGCAGCTGCATCGGACCGGCGTCCGTGTCGACCGCGCTGACGGCGGCGGAGGGCGACCGGCTGCAGTTGTTCGCGAACCTCGGTGACCCGACCGGGCCGTTCCTGATCACCTTCGCCGCGGAGGAGGAGAACGGGAAGTGGGTGCTGACCCAGAAGACCCAGCGTCCGGACGTCGGCAGCGCGCCGAACTTCCGCTACACGCCGTGCATCCCGAAGCAAGCCGGGTGTCGGATCAGCGTCCGTACCCTCGTGCGCGGGCTGGACTGGCCGTCTCCGACACCGATGTTCGTGTACCGCGACAACGCCGCCGACGTGCTCACCCCGCCGGGGGCTCGCCCGGGCCTGACGCCGGATCAGCTCCTGATTGTCGACTCGATCGACATCACCCTGCCGGTCCGTACCCCGAACGGTGTCGGTGCCGGCGGGTTCCTGTCCGCAACCCGCGTGACACTGCCCAACGCCTCCACGTCCGTGCTCGCCACGGCCGTTCCGGTGCCAGAGCCGTCATGA
- a CDS encoding GAF domain-containing protein, with protein MNNLETSADGLALYAAEQRRREWLQASIEVTRSLLSVGGEEPLHAVARAANSIAGADITLVLLPTPAGDELMIEVAHGENTEDLVGVVVDAQHSISGEVIRTGQPVLAADVAERPNGVEQVRRSGPMVMVGPVMVVPLFGEQGARGALLIARTCGGEPFDHEDLELATSFANHAAVALELADARESQQRMILLEDRHRIAADLHDHVLQRLFAAGMTMQAMTASVGAPHADRLEELITDTDETIAQIRAVIHDLNDLRSF; from the coding sequence ATGAACAACCTGGAGACCTCCGCGGACGGCCTCGCGCTGTACGCCGCCGAGCAGCGGCGCCGCGAGTGGCTCCAGGCGTCCATCGAGGTGACGCGCAGCCTGCTCTCCGTCGGCGGGGAGGAGCCCCTACACGCCGTCGCGCGGGCCGCGAACTCGATCGCCGGCGCGGACATCACGCTGGTCCTGCTGCCCACACCCGCGGGCGACGAGCTGATGATCGAGGTCGCGCACGGGGAGAACACCGAGGACCTCGTCGGCGTCGTCGTCGACGCCCAGCACTCGATCTCGGGCGAGGTGATCCGCACCGGGCAACCGGTGCTGGCCGCCGACGTTGCCGAGCGCCCCAACGGCGTCGAGCAGGTCCGTCGCAGCGGTCCGATGGTGATGGTCGGCCCGGTCATGGTCGTCCCGCTCTTCGGCGAGCAGGGCGCCCGCGGGGCTCTTCTGATCGCGCGCACGTGCGGTGGGGAGCCCTTCGACCACGAGGACCTCGAGCTCGCGACCTCGTTCGCGAACCACGCCGCCGTCGCCCTCGAGCTCGCCGACGCCCGCGAGTCCCAGCAGCGCATGATCCTGTTGGAGGACCGCCACCGCATCGCTGCCGACCTGCACGACCACGTCCTGCAGCGCCTCTTCGCCGCCGGCATGACGATGCAGGCGATGACGGCGTCCGTCGGCGCCCCCCACGCCGACCGGCTCGAGGAGCTCATCACCGACACCGACGAGACCATCGCCCAGATCCGCGCCGTCATCCACGACCTGAACGACCTGCGCTCGTTCTAG
- a CDS encoding GspE/PulE family protein — MIGVPGGDAVAALLDAGLVTEDQVAEAVQQSEHDGRAPLQILVDTKVVSTSDVVRTAAAAVGLPYVELANYSVDPTAAARLPADYARRYGVLPLGWENGELLVAVGVKQAGNIELKDDLVRLTRSLVRFALAPNADIVAKIDQLYRAEDELTDLTSNIETEEQAEDLSNFTTVAEDAPIVRFVNLLISQAISDRASDIHIEPTESDLRVRYRIDGVLHEQHRSTKSIQAGVISRIKIMSDINIAERRVPQDGRLSVNHQGRKIDLRVATLPTVWGEKIVARILDNSTAQLSLDELGFSDHNFRRYRSAYTKPYGMILVTGPTGSGKSTTLYATLNILNDPAVNIITVEDPVEYRLPGVNQVQTNPKAGLTFARALRSILRSDPDVILIGEIRDHETAQIAVESALTGHMVLSTLHTNDAPSAIGRLIEMGIEPFLVASALDSVLAQRLCRTLCKECKEPYTPTEQELADVHFGHDPSEPLPVLYRAVGCTACARTGYHGRMALHEVMTVTEEIERLAVARASTDEIEKMATAQGMTSLREDGWLKVRQGLTSIEEILRVVA; from the coding sequence ATGATCGGCGTGCCAGGCGGCGACGCCGTCGCGGCGCTCCTGGACGCCGGCTTGGTGACTGAGGATCAGGTCGCCGAAGCGGTACAGCAGAGCGAGCACGACGGACGGGCTCCCCTCCAGATCCTGGTCGACACCAAAGTGGTCTCGACCAGCGATGTGGTGCGCACTGCCGCGGCCGCCGTCGGCCTGCCGTACGTGGAACTGGCGAACTACTCCGTCGACCCGACCGCCGCCGCGCGCCTGCCCGCCGACTACGCCCGCCGCTACGGCGTCCTGCCGCTCGGCTGGGAGAACGGCGAGCTGCTCGTCGCCGTCGGCGTGAAGCAGGCCGGCAACATCGAGCTCAAGGACGACCTGGTCCGGCTCACGCGCAGCCTCGTCCGGTTCGCGCTCGCACCGAACGCCGACATCGTCGCGAAGATCGACCAGCTCTACCGGGCCGAGGACGAGCTCACCGACCTCACCTCGAACATCGAGACCGAGGAACAGGCCGAAGACCTCTCCAACTTCACCACGGTCGCCGAGGACGCTCCGATCGTGCGGTTCGTCAATCTGCTGATCTCCCAGGCGATCAGCGACCGGGCCTCGGACATCCACATCGAGCCCACCGAGAGCGACCTGCGGGTGCGGTACCGCATCGACGGTGTCCTCCACGAGCAGCACCGGTCGACGAAGTCGATCCAGGCCGGCGTGATCTCGCGCATCAAGATCATGTCCGACATCAACATCGCGGAACGCCGCGTGCCGCAGGACGGCCGGCTCTCGGTCAACCACCAGGGCCGCAAGATCGACCTTCGGGTGGCGACGCTGCCGACGGTGTGGGGCGAGAAGATCGTCGCCCGCATCCTGGACAACTCGACGGCGCAGCTGAGCCTGGACGAGCTCGGGTTCTCCGACCACAACTTCCGCCGCTACCGCAGCGCGTACACCAAGCCGTACGGGATGATCCTGGTGACCGGGCCGACCGGGTCCGGCAAGTCGACGACGCTCTACGCGACGCTGAACATCCTCAACGACCCGGCGGTCAACATCATCACCGTCGAGGACCCGGTGGAATATCGGCTGCCCGGCGTGAACCAGGTGCAGACGAACCCCAAGGCGGGCCTGACGTTCGCCCGGGCGCTGCGCTCGATCCTGCGGTCGGACCCCGACGTCATCCTCATCGGTGAGATCCGCGACCACGAGACCGCCCAGATCGCCGTCGAGTCCGCCCTCACCGGCCACATGGTCCTCAGCACCCTGCACACCAACGACGCCCCGTCCGCGATCGGCCGGCTGATCGAGATGGGCATCGAACCGTTCCTCGTCGCCTCGGCGCTCGACTCCGTCCTCGCCCAGCGCCTCTGCCGCACCCTGTGCAAGGAGTGCAAGGAGCCGTACACGCCGACCGAGCAGGAGCTCGCGGACGTGCACTTCGGCCACGACCCCTCCGAGCCCCTCCCGGTGCTCTACCGGGCCGTCGGGTGCACCGCGTGTGCCCGCACCGGCTACCACGGCCGCATGGCGCTTCACGAGGTCATGACGGTCACCGAGGAGATCGAGCGCCTCGCCGTCGCCCGCGCCTCCACGGACGAGATCGAGAAGATGGCGACCGCCCAGGGCATGACGAGCCTGCGCGAGGACGGCTGGCTCAAGGTCCGCCAGGGGCTGACGTCGATCGAGGAGATCCTCCGCGTCGTCGCCTGA